A window from Pseudoliparis swirei isolate HS2019 ecotype Mariana Trench chromosome 17, NWPU_hadal_v1, whole genome shotgun sequence encodes these proteins:
- the cacul1 gene encoding CDK2-associated and cullin domain-containing protein 1 isoform X1, with protein sequence MEAMDDDSSDMKDDHNHNYCASGGGKVRAHPRSQLSVPRSAGAPEPGAEPETRRGKLWPGSTGSKFMDSDSGSESSEVSEADCAAPPAAGDGTSGLDSTSKFLLNAMAVEDYRNNHWPNLEKAIDRLLIQNPTDHISVSYAQIYSYVYKCVCQQHSELLYSDLTLKITNHLQQVSTHLQASPPEDFIENFNVALTQYTASLQCIVPVFMYLNKFYIESKLNRDLREDLMKLFAEHVAEIHVNTLMPLLIKAHSMPFQVQPSTMASVVKGLHSLRPDWAQLAPPLFSGFIPQINPPAVASLLPDYAAHDQELQRELHLSGFPRSVLSVERNVPPGASLLNVVMFLFSFVFQGRPVS encoded by the exons ATGGAGGCCATGGACGATGACAGCTCGGACATGAAAGACGACCACAACCACAACTACTGCGCGAGCGGCGGCGGGAAGGTCCGCGCGCATCCGAGGAGCCAGCTCTCGGTCCCGCGGTCCGCCGGTGCACCGGAGCCGGGGGCAGAGCCCGAGACCCGACGGGGGAAGCTGTGGCCCGGCAGCACCGGGTCAAAGTTCATGGACTCTGATTCCGGCAGCGAGAGCAGCGAAGTCAGCGAGGCGGACTGCGCGGCCCCGCCAGCCGCGGGCGACGGGACCTCCGGCCTGGACTCCACCTCCAAGTTCC tGCTCAACGCGATGGCCGTGGAGGACTACCGGAACAACCACTGGCCCAATCTGGAGAAGGCTATAGACCGCCTGCTGATCCAGAACCCCACGGACCACATCTCTGTGTCTTATGCACAGATATacag CTACGTCTACAAGTGTGTCTGCCAGCAGCATTCTGAGCTGCTCTACAGCGACTTGACGTTGAAAATAACAAATCACCTCCAACAGGTTTCCACTCATCTCCAG gCCAGCCCGCCGGAGGACTTCATCGAGAACTTTAACGTTGCGCTGACGCAGTACACGGCGTCTCTTCAATGCATCGTTCCTGTGTTCATGTACCTG AACAAGTTCTACATCGAGTCCAAGCTGAACCGAGACCTCCGGGAGGACCTGATGAAGCTGTTCGCCGAGCACGTCGCGGAGATCCATGTGAACACGCTGATGC CGCTCCTCATCAAGGCTCACTCCATGCCGTTCCAAGTGCAGCCGTCCACCATGGCCAGCGTGGTGAAAGGCCTCCACAGCCTGCGGCCAG ACTGGGCCCAGTTGGCCCCGCCTCTCTTCTCTGGGTTCATCCCCCAGATCAACCCCCCCGCCGTGGCGTCCCTGCTGCCCGACTACGCGGCGCACGACCAGGAGCTGCAGCGCGAGCTGCACCTGAGCGGATTCCCCCGGTCGGTCCTCAGCGTGGAGAGAAACGTCCCACCAGGCGCTTCTCTTTTAAACGTTGTGATgttcctgttttcttttgtcttcCAGGGGCGACCAGTCTCGTAA
- the cacul1 gene encoding CDK2-associated and cullin domain-containing protein 1 isoform X2, with protein MEAMDDDSSDMKDDHNHNYCASGGGKVRAHPRSQLSVPRSAGAPEPGAEPETRRGKLWPGSTGSKFMDSDSGSESSEVSEADCAAPPAAGDGTSGLDSTSKFLLNAMAVEDYRNNHWPNLEKAIDRLLIQNPTDHISVSYAQIYSYVYKCVCQQHSELLYSDLTLKITNHLQQVSTHLQASPPEDFIENFNVALTQYTASLQCIVPVFMYLNKFYIESKLNRDLREDLMKLFAEHVAEIHVNTLMPLLIKAHSMPFQVQPSTMASVVKGLHSLRPDWAQLAPPLFSGFIPQINPPAVASLLPDYAAHDQELQRELHLSGFPRGDQSRKRASEDS; from the exons ATGGAGGCCATGGACGATGACAGCTCGGACATGAAAGACGACCACAACCACAACTACTGCGCGAGCGGCGGCGGGAAGGTCCGCGCGCATCCGAGGAGCCAGCTCTCGGTCCCGCGGTCCGCCGGTGCACCGGAGCCGGGGGCAGAGCCCGAGACCCGACGGGGGAAGCTGTGGCCCGGCAGCACCGGGTCAAAGTTCATGGACTCTGATTCCGGCAGCGAGAGCAGCGAAGTCAGCGAGGCGGACTGCGCGGCCCCGCCAGCCGCGGGCGACGGGACCTCCGGCCTGGACTCCACCTCCAAGTTCC tGCTCAACGCGATGGCCGTGGAGGACTACCGGAACAACCACTGGCCCAATCTGGAGAAGGCTATAGACCGCCTGCTGATCCAGAACCCCACGGACCACATCTCTGTGTCTTATGCACAGATATacag CTACGTCTACAAGTGTGTCTGCCAGCAGCATTCTGAGCTGCTCTACAGCGACTTGACGTTGAAAATAACAAATCACCTCCAACAGGTTTCCACTCATCTCCAG gCCAGCCCGCCGGAGGACTTCATCGAGAACTTTAACGTTGCGCTGACGCAGTACACGGCGTCTCTTCAATGCATCGTTCCTGTGTTCATGTACCTG AACAAGTTCTACATCGAGTCCAAGCTGAACCGAGACCTCCGGGAGGACCTGATGAAGCTGTTCGCCGAGCACGTCGCGGAGATCCATGTGAACACGCTGATGC CGCTCCTCATCAAGGCTCACTCCATGCCGTTCCAAGTGCAGCCGTCCACCATGGCCAGCGTGGTGAAAGGCCTCCACAGCCTGCGGCCAG ACTGGGCCCAGTTGGCCCCGCCTCTCTTCTCTGGGTTCATCCCCCAGATCAACCCCCCCGCCGTGGCGTCCCTGCTGCCCGACTACGCGGCGCACGACCAGGAGCTGCAGCGCGAGCTGCACCTGAGCGGATTCCCCCG GGGCGACCAGTCTCGTAAAAGGGCCAGCGAGGACTCCTGA
- the mypn gene encoding myopalladin: MRRSEAASSSSRLQVYASLKGQAEDSAGGHGDPQSPDLSAFLSQEELHQSVNLARLAIGHGERSEVTPITASGLSSSSERPAAGPPAVALSQPASDLRAPAATISSDRKTLKAPASSAPYGPERSAPYGPESSAPYGPESSAPYGPESSALYGPESSAPYGPESSAPYGPERSALYGPESSAPYGPETQSKKEFLNKAADFIEELSSLFKANSSKRARPRSGKPPRTRTPNKTLGDGVCPPGPEDRERSVRPLEVEERPGPAASLPPEAQLDSGGRVDFQGCRITEDRVPRQEEEEAGGRPSPAKPACEPPLFIQKLKSREVLEGSKVQLDCVVRGVPAPEVRWFCEGKQLENSPDLQVLAAGALQTLVIAEAFEEDTGRYCCFASNVYGTDSTSAEIYVEGASSSDSEGERLREDAAEPQERSAPPTPTPCAEEDEPAPSRPAEEPEQRTSFPTDAEAPPPAVGTSAPVLPPVASGGPAAPGATVPPLQVFAALLPGRPELPEAREAPPSDPAPPARSETSSCAPPHGATGPVVAAPVFTKSLQDVLAAEGQLVVLECHVKGAPAPRVDWSREGETIQDSPDSRILQNKGICTLVVAEVFPEDSGTFTCTASNAYGTASSAAALRVKGSRETPLGAVTENPVPGPPSAPTGNPQPEASRTQSSTTRLDPLVSSTLRLDPLSTSTLHLDPHGSSMLRPDPFRTSLHGLEPSSTRTPNLDPLCLHQNPLGSSGPEPQVLSDPNPAFPPAMTSLDTSPKVKRTPDPQNGSLMVVPLPPPNSCLKTGAQTTHRASRVGSRVGLRVHFKLPEDEEEEQSDELLKGPPAVLAKPKLDPVQLQLLHHQVLMEQLQETEPPTQTQTQTQTPTQTPTQTQTPTQTQTQTPTQTPTQTQTQTQTQTPTQTPTQTQTPTQTQPQTPTQTQTQTPTQTQPQTPTQTQTQTQTPTQTQPQTQTQTQTPTQTQTQTPTQTQTQTPTQTQTQTPTQTQPQTPTQTQTHSQLQIQIQPEVQGSNEGPLWPPRVQCEPRPALNVYFPLLPSSALSPPSVPNLKTPPPLTSPPPPAPPFSLAPALQVNSLHASHLNFSPAALARTAPPPQLSVAPTGPPPASQQVESPAALLRSAHASLVNLGAFAFAQPRAFMTAGAFSPVRSPSPTESPVLQELAVAELHSSAASSPTLPPFPPPHRIFPTRVLQSPLQASSPTPSSSTHSSTPSPTQNPAAFLSSVLPSLSPSQPTNSMGLPRGAPSGYALALAGRREYNVSYTSPSRLLRLKKNVPKVRLPSMEDIRESKEVLLHDIERKLRLHAATPQQKLSHQGPTAALGPNIPAPVITYDETYKVSNFEQRLMSEIEFRLERTPVDESDDEVQHDDVPTGRCIAPVFSRKLRNFRAVEGVPVTFSCRVLGIPSPKVYWFKDGKQIVRKKTHYRKIREADGTCALHIEATASDDDGNYTVMAANPQGRISCSGHLLVQTGPPRNRATPIQCQRVRTRIQEVESEQTQEQFFRPHFLQAPGDTLAHEGRLCRLDCKVSGLPNPELMWLVNGTPIYPDHGHKMLVRENGVHSLVIDPLAQSDAGAYTCIASNKAGQSSFCLQLQVVVHVVTARPIFWKKDNDTIPRARDRTSWTQDASGYVCLLIQPTSKDDGGWYTVSAKNEAGVASCTCRLDIYAQWHQSIPAPMKAAPRAPGSRYAALTGQGLDVKSAFPSSENGPFLFASCPPEASLESEEL; the protein is encoded by the exons ATGAGACGCTCGGaggccgcctcctcttcctcgcgacTCCAGGTCTACGCGTCGCTCAAAGGCCAGGCCGAGGACTCCGCGGGGGGCCACGGTGACCCCCAGTCCCCCGACCTGTCGGCCTTCCTCAGCCAGGAGGAGCTGCACCAGAGCGTGAACCTGGCCCGCCTGGCCATCGGACAtggggagaggtcagaggtcaccccGATAACCGCCTCcggcctctcctcttcctctgaacGCCCTGCTGCCGGCCCCCCCGCTGTGGCCCTCAGCCAGCCGGCCTCTGACCTCAGAGCACCCGCAGCGACGATCTCATCGGACAGAAAGACGCTCAAAGCTCCCGCGAGCAGCGCCCCCTACGGGCCGGAGAGGAGCGCCCCCTACGGGCCGGAGAGCAGCGCCCCCTACGGGCCGGAGAGCAGCGCCCCCTACGGGCCGGAGAGCAGCGCCCTCTACGGGCCGGAGAGCAGCGCCCCCTACGGGCCGGAGAGCAGCGCCCCCTACGGGCCGGAGAGGAGCGCCCTCTACGGGCCGGAGAGCAGCGCCCCCTACGGGCCGGAGACCCAGTCCAAGAAGGAGTTCCTCAACAAGGCGGCGGACTTCATCGAGGAGCTCTCCTCGCTCTTCAAGGCCAACAGCTCCAAGCGGGCGCGGCCGAGGTCGGGCAAACCCCCCCGGACCAGGACCCCCAACAAGACCCTCGGCGATGGGGTTTGCCCCCCCGGCCCCGAGGACAGGGAGCGCTCCGTCAGGCccctggaggtggaggagaggcccGGCCCCGCGGCGAGCCTCCCTCCAGAGGCCCAGCTGGACTCTGGAGGCCGCGTGGACTTTCAGGGCTGCAGGATTACGGAGGACCGTGTTccccggcaggaggaggaggaggcgggggggagGCCGAGCCCAGCGAAGCCGGCCTGTGAGCCTCCGCTCTTCATCCAGAAGCTGAAGAGCAGGGAGGTCCTGGAGGGCAGCAAGGTCCAGCTGGACTGCGTCGTCAGGGGCGTCCCGGCGCCGGAGGTCCG GTGGTTCTGCGAGGGCAAGCAGCTGGAGAACAGCCCTGACCTCCAGGTGCTGGCGGCCGGCGCGCTGCAGACCCTTGTCATCGCCGAGGCCTTCGAGGAAGACACCGGGCGCTACTGCTGCTTCGCCTCCAACGTCTACGGCACGGACTCCACGTCGGCCGAGATCTACGTGGAAG GCGCCTCCTCTTCGGACTCCGAGGGCGAGCGGCTCCGTGAGGACGCGGCCGA GCCGCAGGAGAGGTCCGCCCCCCCGACCCCGACTCCCTGTGCAGAGGAGGACGAGCCGGCGCCATCCCGCCCCGCCGAGGAGCCGGAGCAGCGGACCTCCTTTCCCACGGACGCAGAAGCTCCTCCCCCCGCGGTCGGGACATCGGCCCCCGTACTTCCGCCGGTGGCCTCCGGGGGTCCGGCTGCTCCGGGGGCCACGGTGCCGCCTCTGCAGGTGTTTGCCGCTTTGCTTCCTGGCCGTCCAGAACTTCCAGAAGCGCGAGAGGCGCCGCCGTCCGACCCGGCGCCACCGGCCCGGTCCGAG ACCTCCAGCTGCGCCCCCCCTCACGGGGCCACCGGGCCCGTCGTGGCGGCCCCGGTGTTCACCAAG AGCCTGCAGGACGTCCTTGCGGCAGAAGGCCAGCTGGTGGTGCTAGAGTGCCACGTGAAAGGGGCCCCGGCCCCCCGGGTGGACTGGTCCAGGGAGGGGGAGACCATCCAGGACTCCCCGGACTCCAGGATCCTGCAgaaca AGGGGATCTGCACCCTGGTGGTGGCGGAGGTCTTCCCCGAGGACTCTGGGACGTTTACGTGCACGGCGAGCAACGCGTACGGAACGGCGTCCAGCGCCGCGGCGCTCCGGGTCAAAG GCAGCCGCGAGACGCCGCTCGGCGCTGTGACGGAGAACCCGGTCCCGGGGCCGCCGTCAGCTCCCACCGGGAACCCTCAACCAGAGGCCTCCAGAACCCAGTCCAGCACCACCCGCCTGGACCCGCTGGTCTCCAGCACCTTACGTCTGGACCCCTTGAGCACCAGCACCCTCCATCTGGACCCCCATGGGTCCAGCATGCTGCGTCCGGACCCCTTCCGCACCAGTCTACACGGTCTAGAACCCTCCAGCACCAGAACCCCAAACCTAgatcctctctgcctccaccAGAACCCTCTTGGATCCAGTGGTCCAGAACCACAGGTGCTCTCCGACCCAAACCCCGCGTTCCCCCCCGCGATGACATCGCTGGACACGAGCCCCAAAGTCAAGAGGACCCCGGACCCCCAGAACGGGAGCCTCATGGtggtccccctcccccctcctaaCTCCTGCCTGAAGACCGGGGCCCAGACCACCCACAGGGCCTCCCGGGTCGGCTCCCGGGTCGGCCTGCGTGTGCACTTCAAGCTGcccgaagacgaggaggaagagcaaaGTGACGAGCTCCTCAAAGGACCTCCGGCGGTTCTGGCTAAACCCAAACT GGACCcggtccagctccagctcctgcaccaccaggtcctcatggagcagctgcaggagacCGAACCCCCGACCCAGACTCAGACTCAGACCCAGACCCCGACCCAGACCCCGACCCAGACTCAGACCCCGACCCAGACTCAGACGCAGACCCCGACCCAGACCCCGACCCAGACTCAGACTCAGACTCAGACCCAGACCCCGACCCAGACCccgacccagacccagaccccgACCCAGACCCAGCCTCAGACCCCGACCCAGACCCAGACTCAGACCCCGACCCAGACTCAGCCTCAGACCCCGACCCAGactcagacccagacccagaccccgACCCAGACTCAGCCTCAGACCCAGACTCAGACCCAGACCCCGACCCAGACCCAGACTCAGACCCCGACCCAGACCCAGACTCAGACCCCGACCCAGACCCAGACTCAGACCCCGACCCAGACTCAGCCTCAGACCccgacccagacccagacccacaGCCAGTTACAGATCCAGATCCAGCCTGAGGTCCAAGGCTCCAACGAAGGTCCCCTGTGGCCCCCCCGGGTCCAGTGTGAGCCCCGTCCAGCACTCAACGTCTAttttcctcttctcccctcttcCGCTCTGAGTCCTCCTTCGGTTCCTAATCTGAAGACCCCGCCCCcgttgacctctcctcctcctcccgcccccCCCTTCAGTCTGGCCCCTGCCCTCCAGGTGAACTCCCTCCATGCCTCCCACCTCAACTTCTCCCCTGCAGCTCTGGCCAGaactgcccctcccccccagctCAGCGTGGCCCCCACTGGGCCCCCCCCGGCCTCCCAGCAGGTGGAATCTCCTGCGGCGCTCCTGAGAAGCGCCCACGCCTCCCTGGTGAACCTCGGCGCCTTCGCCTTCGCCCAGCCCCGAGCGTTCATGACGGCGGGGGCCTTCTCCCCGGTGAGGAGCCCGTCTCCCACCGAGTCCCCGGTGCTCCAGGAGCTGGCGGTGGCGGAGCTCCACTCCTCCGCCGCCAGCTCCCCCACCCTCCCGCCGTTCCCCCCGCCTCACAGGATCTTCCCCACGCGGGTGCTCCAGTCGCCGCTCCAGGCTTCCTCCCCCACGCCCAGCAGCTCCACCCACAGCTCCACCCCCAGCCCCACCCAGAACCCCGCGGCCTTCCTGAGCTCCGTGCTGCCGTCGCTGAGCCCGAGTCAGCCCACCAACTCCATGGGCCTGCCCCGCGGCGCCCCCTCAGGGTACGCCCTcgccctcgccgggcgccgcGAATACAATGTTTCATACACGtctccctcccgtctcctcaggTTGAAGAAGAACGTCCCAAAGGTCCGCCTCCCGTCGATGGAAGACATTCGAGAAAGCAAAGAAGTTCTGCTCCACGACATCGAGAGGAAGCTCCGCCTTCACGCCGCCACTCCGCAGCAG AAGCTGAGTCACCAGGGGCCCACGGCGGCCCTCGGACCCAACATTCCTGCTCCTGTCATTACCTACGACGAG acgtACAAAGTGTCCAACTTCGAGCAGCGGCTGATGAGCGAGATCGAGTTCCGCCTGGAGCGCACGCCGGTGGACGAGTCTGACGACGAGGTGCAGCACGACGACGTGCCCACGGGGAGGTGCATCGCGCCCGTCTTCAGCCGGAAGCTCAGGAACTTCCGGGCCGTGGAGGGCGTGCCCGTCACCTTCTCCTGCCGAGTGCTGGGCATCCCGTCTCCCAAG GTTTACTGGTTCAAGGACGGCAAGCAGATCGTGAGGAAgaagacccactacaggaagatCAGGGAGGCGGACGGGACCTGCGCCCTGCACATCGAGGCCACGGCCAGCGACGACGACGGCAACTACACCGTCATGGCGGCCAACCCTCAG GGCCGGATCAGCTGCTCGGGTCACCTGCTGGTCCAAACCGGACCTCCCCGGAACCGAGCGACGCCCATTCAGTGTCAGAG GGTGCGAACACGCATACAGGAAGTGGAAAGCGAGCAAACCCAGGAGCAGTTCTTCCGGCCTCACTTCCTGCAGGCGCCGGGCGACACGCTGGCTCACGAAGGGAGGCTCTGCAGACTGGACTGTAAG GTGAGCGGCCTCCCCAACCCGGAGCTCATGTGGCTGGTCAACGGGACGCCCATCTACCCGGACCACGGCCACAAGATGCTGGTGCGGGAGAACGGCGTCCACTCGCTGGTCATCGACCCGCTGGCGCAGAGCGACGCCGGCGCCTACACGTGCATCGCCAGCAACAAGGCGGGCCAGAGCTCCTTCTGCCTGCAGCTGCAGGTCGTGG TGCACGTGGTGACCGCCCGCCCCATCTTCTGGAAGAAAGACAATGACACCATCCCTAGAGCCAGAGACAGAACCAG